A stretch of the Panicum virgatum strain AP13 chromosome 9N, P.virgatum_v5, whole genome shotgun sequence genome encodes the following:
- the LOC120687861 gene encoding phospholipid-transporting ATPase 1-like isoform X1: MRPERPLLPPPTPPLPPSQPADEAAGGAAMDDVPPRLPDPVPSPILRHSPANSVRRTRSLRSLLADSPSVTFAANLRSGSKAESMASSLESFQFQREGSIRSATPAGLGRVSTRRSASERAGSQRDLRDEDARFVYINDADRTNAPPAGLPDNAVHTTKYSVLTFLPRNLYEQFHRVAYLYFLVLVALNMVPQLGVLTPAASVLPLAFVLGVTAVKDAYEDWRRHRSDKNENNRTASVLAGGAFRPKRWEEVRVGEVLRVVANETLPCDMVLLSTSDPTGVAYVQTINLDGESNLKTRYAKQETMATPPEALAGVIKCERPNRNIYGFLATVDLDGRGRQAVSLGPSNIVLRGCELKNTAWAVGVAVYTGRDTKVMLNSSGAPSKRSRLETHMNRETIMLAVVLFVLCSVTALLAGIWLGDHGGDLAVIPFFRKRDFSSSDDPDAKYNWYGMGAEVVFTFMKSVIQFQVLIPIALYISMELVRVGQAFFMVQDRHMFDEKREAKFQCRALNINEDLGQIKYVFSDKTGTLTENRMEFRCASVHGADFSDTAGDGDGHSVTDDDGVVLRPKTAVRTDPRLVALLRDGAGAKAGRARDFFLALATCNTIVPIAAAADDGAAAGERVLEYQGESPDEQALVYAAAAYGYTLVERTSGHIIVDVFGARQRYDVLGLHEFDSDRKRMSVIIGCPDKSVKLFVKGADSSMLGVIDKMLNSDVIQATEKHLHSYSSLGLRTLVIGMRELSQEEFQEWQMAYEKASTALLGRGNLLRGVAADIERNLRLLGASGIEDKLQDGVPEAIEKLREAGIKMWVLTGDKQETAISIGYSCKLLTRDMTQIVINSRSRDSCRKSLDDAITMVNKYQSFSTDPQLRVPLALIIDGNSLVYIFDTDWEEKLFEIAIACDVVLCCRVAPLQKAGIVDLIKKRTSDMTLAIGDGANDVSMIQMADVGIGISGQEGRQAVMASDFAMGQFRFLVPLLLVHGHWNYQRMAYMILYNFYRNAIFVFVLFWYVFYTGFTLTTAITEWSSVLYSVIYTAVPTIVVAILDKDLSRRTLLKYAQLYGPGQREENYNLRLFIFIMMDSVWQSIACFFIPYLAYRKSVIDSSSLGDLWTLSVVILVNIHLAIDVVRWNWITHAAIWGSIAATWICVMILDSIPTLPGFWAIYKVMGTGLFWALLLAVTVVGMIPHFAAKAFTEYFTPSDIQIAREMEKSQDTHDATHPEVQMSSVSRA, encoded by the exons ATGCGGCCGGAACGGCCATTGCTGCCGCCGCCCACCCCGCCCTTGCCGCCGTCGCAACCGGCGGATGAAGCGGCCGGAGGAGCGGCCATGGACGACGTGCCCCCCCGGCTGCCGGACCCGGTGCCGTCGCCGATACTGAGGCACTCGCCGGCGAACTCGGTCAGGCGGACGCGGTCGCTGCGGTCGCTCCTGGCCGACTCGCCGTCGGTGACCTTCGCGGCCAACCTCAGGTCGGGCTCCAAGGCCGAGTCCATGGCGTCCTCGCTCGAGAGCTTCCAGTTCCAGCGCGAGGGGTCCATCAGGTCCGCAACCCCCGCGGGCCTCGGGCGGGTGTCCACCAGGCGGTCCGCGTCCGAGCGCGCCGGCTCGCAGCGCGACCTCCGCGACGAGGACGCCCGGTTCGTGTACATCAACGACGCGGACCGCACgaacgcgccgccggccgggctccCCGACAACGCCGTCCACACCACCAAGTACTCCGTCCTCACCTTCCTCCCGCGCAACCTCTACGAGCAGTTCCACCGGGTGGCCTACCTCTACTTCCTCGTCCTGGTGGCGCTCAACATGGTGCCGCAGCTCGGCGTGCTGACGCCGGCCGCGTCCGTCCTGCCGCTGGCGTTCGTGCTCGGCGTCACGGCGGTGAAGGACGCGTACGAGGACTGGCGACGGCACCGGTCCGACAAGAACGAGAACAACCGCACGGCCTCGGTGCTGGCGGGCGGCGCGTTCCGGCCCAAGCGGTGGGAGGAGGTCCGGGTGGGCGAGGTGCTGCGCGTGGTGGCCAACGAGACGCTGCCGTGCGACATGGTGCTGCTGTCCACCAGCGACCCCACCGGCGTCGCCTACGTGCAGACCATCAACCTCGACGGCGAGTCCAACCTCAAGACGCGCTACGCCAAGCAGGAGACCATGGCCACGCCGCCGGAGGCCCTCGCGGGGGTCATCAAGTGCGAGCGGCCCAACCGCAACATCTACGGCTTCCTCGCCACGGTCGACCTCGACGGCCGCGGCCGCCAAGCCGTGTCGCTCGGCCCCTCCAACATCGTGCTCCGGGGCTGCGAGCTCAAGAACACGGCCTGGGCCGTCGGCGTCGCCGTGTACACCGGGCGGGACACCAAGGTGATGCTCAACAGCTCCGGCGCGCCGTCCAAGCGCAGCCGCCTGGAGACGCACATGAACCGCGAGACCATCATGCTCGCCGTCGTCCTGTTCGTCCTCTGCTCCGTCACCGCCCTCCTGGCGGGCATCTGGCTCGGCGACCacggcggcgacctcgccgtGATCCCGTTCTTCCGCAAGAGGGACTTCTCGTCCAGCGACGACCCCGACGCCAAGTACAACTGGTACGGGATGGGCGCGGAGGTGGTGTTCACCTTCATGAAGTCGGTGATCCAGTTCCAGGTGCTCATCCCCATCGCGCTGTACATCTCCATGGAGCTCGTGAGGGTCGGGCAGGCCTTCTTCATGGTGCAGGACCGCCACATGTTCGACGAGAAGCGGGAGGCCAAGTTCCAGTGCCGCGCGCTCAACATCAACGAGGACCTGGGGCAGATCAAGTACGTCTTCTCCGACAAGACCGGCACGCTCACCGAGAACCGGATGGAGTTCCGGTGCGCCAGCGTGCACGGCGCCGACTTCAGCGacaccgccggcgacggcgacgggcatTCCGTGACCG ACGACGACGGCGTGGTCCTGCGCCCGAAGACGGCGGTGAGGACGGACCCGAGGCTGGTGGCGCTGCTCcgggacggcgccggcgccaaggCCGGCCGCGCCCGCGACTTCTTCCTGGCGCTGGCGACGTGCAACACCATCGTGCccatcgccgcggccgccgacgacggcgccgccgcgggggagcGGGTGCTGGAGTACCAGGGCGAGTCCCCCGACGAGCAGGCGCTGGtgtacgcggcggcggcgtacgggtACACGCTCGTGGAGCGCACCTCCGGCCACATCATCGTCGACGTCTTCGGCGCCAGGCAGAG ATATGATGTCCTTGGTCTTCATGAGTTTGACAGTGACCGCAAGAGGATGTCTGTTATAATTGGCTGCCCTGATAAGTCAGTCAAGCTTTTTGTGAAAGGCGCAGATAGTTCAATGCTTGGGGTCATTGACAAAATGTTGAATTCAGATGTTATCCAAGCAACGGAGAAGCATCTCCATTCTTATTCATCATTAGGCCTACGAACGCTTGTTATCGGTATGCGGGAACTTAGTCAAGAAGAGTTTCAAGAGTGGCAAATGGCTTATGAAAAGGCTAGCACCGCACTACTAGGAAGAGGGAACCTACTCCGCGGTGTGGCTGCCGACATCGAGAGGAACTTGCGCCTATTGGGAGCTTCTGGTATTGAGGACAAGCTGCAGGATGGAGTACCTGAAGCAATTGAGAAACTGAGGGAAGCAGGGATCAAGATGTGGGTGCTAACAGGCGACAAACAAGAAACTGCTATCTCCATCGGCTATTCCTGCAAACTTTTGACAAGGGACATGACACAGATTGTAATCAACAGTCGCTCAAGGGATTCATGCAGAAAGAGTCTGGATGATGCAATCACCATGGTTAACAAATACCAATCATTCTCAACAGATCCACAACTTAGAGTGCCCCTTGCTTTGATTATTGATGGAAACAGCCTCGTCTACATTTTTGATACGGATTGGGAAGAGAAG CTTTTTGAAATCGCAATTGCTTGTGATGTCGTCCTATGTTGTCGGGTAGCTCCCCTGCAGAAGGCTGGTATTGTTGATCTCATAAAGAAGAGAACAAGTGACATGACTCTAGCTATTGGAGATG GTGCAAATGATGTATCCATGATTCAAATGGCTGACGTTGGCATTGGCATCAGTGGGCAAGAGGGAAGGCAAGCTGTTATGGCCTCAGATTTTGCCATGGGGCAATTCAGATTTTTGGTTCCTCTGTTGTTGGTTCATGGCCATTGGAACTACCAGAGGATGGCCTACATGATCCTATATAACTTTTACAGAAATGCTATTTTTGTGTTTGTGCTATTCTG GTATGTATTTTACACTGGTTTTACCCTGACAACAGCAATAACTGAGTGGAGCAGCGTGCTATACTCTGTGATATACACCGCTGTCCCTACTATTGTTGTTGCCATTCTAGATAAGGATCTTAGCCGCCGGACATTGCTGAAATATGCCCAGCTATATGGCCCAGGGCAGCGCGAGGAGAATTACAATTTGAGGCTATTCATCTTCATCATGATGGACTCAGTATGGCAGAGCATTGCATGTTTCTTCATCCCTTACCTTGCATACAGGAAGAGTGTAATTGACAGTTCCAGCCTCGGAGACCTCTGGACTCTCTCTGTTGTCATTCTTGTCAACATTCACCTGGCAATAGATGTCGTCAGATGGAACTGGATCACACATGCAGCGATATGGGGTAGCATTGCTGCGACATGGATTTGCGTCATGATCCTAGACTCCATACCAACCCTGCCTGGTTTCTG GGCAATCTATAAGGTGATGGGAACTGGGTTGTTCTGGGCACTGCTGCTTGCGGTAACCGTAGTCGGGATGATTCCTCATTTTGCCGCAAAGGCGTTCACTGAGTATTTCACCCCCAGTGACATTCAAATCGCGAGAGAAATGGAGAAGTCACAAGATACCCATGATGCAACCCATCCAGAAGTTCAGATGAGTTCTGTAAGTAGAGCTTAG
- the LOC120687861 gene encoding phospholipid-transporting ATPase 1-like isoform X2, translated as MAEDHGSSRHMSASQKELGDEDARVVRVGDPARTNERLDFAGNAVRTAKYSPLTFLPRNLFEQFHRLAYVYFLVIAVLNQLPQLAVFGRGASVMPLAFVLLVTAVKDAYEDWRRHRSDRAENGRLAAVLSPDATGGAQFLPTKWKHVRVGDVVRVVSDESLPADMVLLATSEPTGVAYVQTLNLDGESNLKTRYAKQETLSTPPELLAGAVIRCERPNRNIYGFQANLELEGESRQIPLGPSNIVLRGCELKNTTWAVGVVVYAGRETKAMLNNAGTPKKRSRLETHMNRETLFLSAILVVLCTVVATLSGVWLRTHEDELELAQFFHKKDYLKRDDNNDYENYNYYGIAAQIVFIFLMAVIVFQIMIPISLYISMELVRLGQAYFMIRDSKLFDESSNTRFQCRALNINEDLGQIKCIFSDKTGTLTQNKMEFRCASIDGVDYSDIARQRPAAEGDRIWAPKISVNTDQELVKLIRDGGDTEQGRQTREFFLALATCNTIVPMVTYGPDPNKKVIDYQGESPDEQALVSAAAAYGFVLVERTSGHIMIDVLGEKQRYDVLGLHEFDSDRKRMSVIIGCPDKSVKLFVKGADSSMLGVIDKMLNSDVIQATEKHLHSYSSLGLRTLVIGMRELSQEEFQEWQMAYEKASTALLGRGNLLRGVAADIERNLRLLGASGIEDKLQDGVPEAIEKLREAGIKMWVLTGDKQETAISIGYSCKLLTRDMTQIVINSRSRDSCRKSLDDAITMVNKYQSFSTDPQLRVPLALIIDGNSLVYIFDTDWEEKLFEIAIACDVVLCCRVAPLQKAGIVDLIKKRTSDMTLAIGDGANDVSMIQMADVGIGISGQEGRQAVMASDFAMGQFRFLVPLLLVHGHWNYQRMAYMILYNFYRNAIFVFVLFWYVFYTGFTLTTAITEWSSVLYSVIYTAVPTIVVAILDKDLSRRTLLKYAQLYGPGQREENYNLRLFIFIMMDSVWQSIACFFIPYLAYRKSVIDSSSLGDLWTLSVVILVNIHLAIDVVRWNWITHAAIWGSIAATWICVMILDSIPTLPGFWAIYKVMGTGLFWALLLAVTVVGMIPHFAAKAFTEYFTPSDIQIAREMEKSQDTHDATHPEVQMSSVSRA; from the exons atggccgaggACCACGGGTCGTCGCGGCACATGTCGGCGTCGCAGAAGGAGCTGGGCGACGAGGACGCGCGGGTGGTGCGCGTGGGCGACCCCGCGCGCACCAACGAGCGCCTCGACTTCGCGGGCAACGCCGTGCGCACCGCCAAGTACTCGCCGCTCACCTTCCTGCCGCGGAACCTCTTCGAGCAGTTCCACCGCCTCGCCTACGTCTACTTCCTCGTCATCGCCGTGCTCAACCAGCTGCCCCAGCTCGCCGTCTTCGGCCGTGGCGCCTCCGTCATGCCGCTCGCCTTCGTCCTCCTCGTCACCGCCGTCAAGGACGCGTACGAGGACTGGCGGCGCCACCGCTCCGACCGCGCCGAGaacggccgcctcgccgccgtcctctccCCGGACGCCACCGGGGGCGCCCAGTTCCTCCCAACCAAGTGGAAGCACGTCCGCGTCGGCGACGTCGTGCGGGTCGTCTCCGACGAGTCGCTCCCCGCGGACATGGTCCTCCTCGCCACCAGCGAGCCCACCGGCGTGGCGTACGTGCAGACGCTCAACCTTGATGGCGAGTCCAACCTCAAGACCCGCTACGCTAAGCAAGAGACCCTGTCCACGCCGCCCGagctgctcgccggcgccgtcatCCGGTGCGAGCGCCCCAACCGGAACATCTACGGCTTCCAGGCCAACCtcgagctcgagggggagagcCGCCAGATACCACTCGGCCCGTCCAACATCGTGCTGCGCGGCTGCGAGCTCAAGAACACGACCTGGGCCGTCGGCGTGGTGGTGTACGCGGGCCGGGAGACCAAGGCCATGCTCAACAACGCCGGCACGCCCAAGAAGCGCAGCCGCCTCGAGACGCACATGAACCGCGAGACGCTCTTCCTCTCCGCCATCCTCGTCGTGCTCTGCACGGTCGTCGCCACGCTCTCCGGCGTCTGGCTGCGCACCCACGAggacgagctcgagctcgcgcaGTTCTTCCACAAGAAGGACTACCTGAAACGCGACGACAACAATGACTACGAGAACTACAATTACTACGGAATAGCGGCGCAGATCGTGTTCATCTTCCTCATGGCGGTCATCGTGTTCCAGATCATGATACCCATCTCGCTCTACATCTCCATGGAGCTGGTCAGGCTCGGCCAGGCCTACTTCATGATCCGGGACTCCAAGCTGTTCGACGAGTCCTCCAACACGAGGTTCCAGTGTCGGGCTCTCAACATCAACGAGGACCTAGGCCAGATTAAGTGCATATTCTCGGATAAGACCGGCACGCTCACGCAGAACAAGATGGAGTTCCGGTGCGCGAGCATTGACGGTGTCGATTATAGTGACATTGCACGGCAGCGACCTGCTG CAGAGGGTGATCGGATTTGGGCGCCAAAGATATCGGTGAACACCGATCAGGAACTGGTGAAGTTGATCAGGGATGGGGGTGATACAGAGCAAGGGAGGCAGACCCGAGAGTTCTTTCTCGCCCTGGCAACGTGCAACACCATTGTCCCCATGGTCACTTATGGCCCGGACCCTAATAAGAAGGTGATCGATTACCAGGGCGAGTCACCAGATGAGCAGGCATTGGTCTCTGCTGCTGCAGCATATGGCTTTGTGCTAGTTGAACGAACATCAGGACACATCATGATCGATGTGCTCGGTGAGAAGCAGAG ATATGATGTCCTTGGTCTTCATGAGTTTGACAGTGACCGCAAGAGGATGTCTGTTATAATTGGCTGCCCTGATAAGTCAGTCAAGCTTTTTGTGAAAGGCGCAGATAGTTCAATGCTTGGGGTCATTGACAAAATGTTGAATTCAGATGTTATCCAAGCAACGGAGAAGCATCTCCATTCTTATTCATCATTAGGCCTACGAACGCTTGTTATCGGTATGCGGGAACTTAGTCAAGAAGAGTTTCAAGAGTGGCAAATGGCTTATGAAAAGGCTAGCACCGCACTACTAGGAAGAGGGAACCTACTCCGCGGTGTGGCTGCCGACATCGAGAGGAACTTGCGCCTATTGGGAGCTTCTGGTATTGAGGACAAGCTGCAGGATGGAGTACCTGAAGCAATTGAGAAACTGAGGGAAGCAGGGATCAAGATGTGGGTGCTAACAGGCGACAAACAAGAAACTGCTATCTCCATCGGCTATTCCTGCAAACTTTTGACAAGGGACATGACACAGATTGTAATCAACAGTCGCTCAAGGGATTCATGCAGAAAGAGTCTGGATGATGCAATCACCATGGTTAACAAATACCAATCATTCTCAACAGATCCACAACTTAGAGTGCCCCTTGCTTTGATTATTGATGGAAACAGCCTCGTCTACATTTTTGATACGGATTGGGAAGAGAAG CTTTTTGAAATCGCAATTGCTTGTGATGTCGTCCTATGTTGTCGGGTAGCTCCCCTGCAGAAGGCTGGTATTGTTGATCTCATAAAGAAGAGAACAAGTGACATGACTCTAGCTATTGGAGATG GTGCAAATGATGTATCCATGATTCAAATGGCTGACGTTGGCATTGGCATCAGTGGGCAAGAGGGAAGGCAAGCTGTTATGGCCTCAGATTTTGCCATGGGGCAATTCAGATTTTTGGTTCCTCTGTTGTTGGTTCATGGCCATTGGAACTACCAGAGGATGGCCTACATGATCCTATATAACTTTTACAGAAATGCTATTTTTGTGTTTGTGCTATTCTG GTATGTATTTTACACTGGTTTTACCCTGACAACAGCAATAACTGAGTGGAGCAGCGTGCTATACTCTGTGATATACACCGCTGTCCCTACTATTGTTGTTGCCATTCTAGATAAGGATCTTAGCCGCCGGACATTGCTGAAATATGCCCAGCTATATGGCCCAGGGCAGCGCGAGGAGAATTACAATTTGAGGCTATTCATCTTCATCATGATGGACTCAGTATGGCAGAGCATTGCATGTTTCTTCATCCCTTACCTTGCATACAGGAAGAGTGTAATTGACAGTTCCAGCCTCGGAGACCTCTGGACTCTCTCTGTTGTCATTCTTGTCAACATTCACCTGGCAATAGATGTCGTCAGATGGAACTGGATCACACATGCAGCGATATGGGGTAGCATTGCTGCGACATGGATTTGCGTCATGATCCTAGACTCCATACCAACCCTGCCTGGTTTCTG GGCAATCTATAAGGTGATGGGAACTGGGTTGTTCTGGGCACTGCTGCTTGCGGTAACCGTAGTCGGGATGATTCCTCATTTTGCCGCAAAGGCGTTCACTGAGTATTTCACCCCCAGTGACATTCAAATCGCGAGAGAAATGGAGAAGTCACAAGATACCCATGATGCAACCCATCCAGAAGTTCAGATGAGTTCTGTAAGTAGAGCTTAG
- the LOC120687861 gene encoding phospholipid-transporting ATPase 1-like isoform X3 encodes MAEDHGSSRHMSASQKELGDEDARVVRVGDPARTNERLDFAGNAVRTAKYSPLTFLPRNLFEQFHRLAYVYFLVIAVLNQLPQLAVFGRGASVMPLAFVLLVTAVKDAYEDWRRHRSDRAENGRLAAVLSPDATGGAQFLPTKWKHVRVGDVVRVVSDESLPADMVLLATSEPTGVAYVQTLNLDGESNLKTRYAKQETLSTPPELLAGAVIRCERPNRNIYGFQANLELEGESRQIPLGPSNIVLRGCELKNTTWAVGVVVYAGRETKAMLNNAGTPKKRSRLETHMNRETLFLSAILVVLCTVVATLSGVWLRTHEDELELAQFFHKKDYLKRDDNNDYENYNYYGIAAQIVFIFLMAVIVFQIMIPISLYISMELVRLGQAYFMIRDSKLFDESSNTRFQCRALNINEDLGQIKCIFSDKTGTLTQNKMEFRCASIDGVDYSDIARQRPAEGDRIWAPKISVNTDQELVKLIRDGGDTEQGRQTREFFLALATCNTIVPMVTYGPDPNKKVIDYQGESPDEQALVSAAAAYGFVLVERTSGHIMIDVLGEKQRYDVLGLHEFDSDRKRMSVIIGCPDKSVKLFVKGADSSMLGVIDKMLNSDVIQATEKHLHSYSSLGLRTLVIGMRELSQEEFQEWQMAYEKASTALLGRGNLLRGVAADIERNLRLLGASGIEDKLQDGVPEAIEKLREAGIKMWVLTGDKQETAISIGYSCKLLTRDMTQIVINSRSRDSCRKSLDDAITMVNKYQSFSTDPQLRVPLALIIDGNSLVYIFDTDWEEKLFEIAIACDVVLCCRVAPLQKAGIVDLIKKRTSDMTLAIGDGANDVSMIQMADVGIGISGQEGRQAVMASDFAMGQFRFLVPLLLVHGHWNYQRMAYMILYNFYRNAIFVFVLFWYVFYTGFTLTTAITEWSSVLYSVIYTAVPTIVVAILDKDLSRRTLLKYAQLYGPGQREENYNLRLFIFIMMDSVWQSIACFFIPYLAYRKSVIDSSSLGDLWTLSVVILVNIHLAIDVVRWNWITHAAIWGSIAATWICVMILDSIPTLPGFWAIYKVMGTGLFWALLLAVTVVGMIPHFAAKAFTEYFTPSDIQIAREMEKSQDTHDATHPEVQMSSVSRA; translated from the exons atggccgaggACCACGGGTCGTCGCGGCACATGTCGGCGTCGCAGAAGGAGCTGGGCGACGAGGACGCGCGGGTGGTGCGCGTGGGCGACCCCGCGCGCACCAACGAGCGCCTCGACTTCGCGGGCAACGCCGTGCGCACCGCCAAGTACTCGCCGCTCACCTTCCTGCCGCGGAACCTCTTCGAGCAGTTCCACCGCCTCGCCTACGTCTACTTCCTCGTCATCGCCGTGCTCAACCAGCTGCCCCAGCTCGCCGTCTTCGGCCGTGGCGCCTCCGTCATGCCGCTCGCCTTCGTCCTCCTCGTCACCGCCGTCAAGGACGCGTACGAGGACTGGCGGCGCCACCGCTCCGACCGCGCCGAGaacggccgcctcgccgccgtcctctccCCGGACGCCACCGGGGGCGCCCAGTTCCTCCCAACCAAGTGGAAGCACGTCCGCGTCGGCGACGTCGTGCGGGTCGTCTCCGACGAGTCGCTCCCCGCGGACATGGTCCTCCTCGCCACCAGCGAGCCCACCGGCGTGGCGTACGTGCAGACGCTCAACCTTGATGGCGAGTCCAACCTCAAGACCCGCTACGCTAAGCAAGAGACCCTGTCCACGCCGCCCGagctgctcgccggcgccgtcatCCGGTGCGAGCGCCCCAACCGGAACATCTACGGCTTCCAGGCCAACCtcgagctcgagggggagagcCGCCAGATACCACTCGGCCCGTCCAACATCGTGCTGCGCGGCTGCGAGCTCAAGAACACGACCTGGGCCGTCGGCGTGGTGGTGTACGCGGGCCGGGAGACCAAGGCCATGCTCAACAACGCCGGCACGCCCAAGAAGCGCAGCCGCCTCGAGACGCACATGAACCGCGAGACGCTCTTCCTCTCCGCCATCCTCGTCGTGCTCTGCACGGTCGTCGCCACGCTCTCCGGCGTCTGGCTGCGCACCCACGAggacgagctcgagctcgcgcaGTTCTTCCACAAGAAGGACTACCTGAAACGCGACGACAACAATGACTACGAGAACTACAATTACTACGGAATAGCGGCGCAGATCGTGTTCATCTTCCTCATGGCGGTCATCGTGTTCCAGATCATGATACCCATCTCGCTCTACATCTCCATGGAGCTGGTCAGGCTCGGCCAGGCCTACTTCATGATCCGGGACTCCAAGCTGTTCGACGAGTCCTCCAACACGAGGTTCCAGTGTCGGGCTCTCAACATCAACGAGGACCTAGGCCAGATTAAGTGCATATTCTCGGATAAGACCGGCACGCTCACGCAGAACAAGATGGAGTTCCGGTGCGCGAGCATTGACGGTGTCGATTATAGTGACATTGCACGGCAGCGACCTGCTG AGGGTGATCGGATTTGGGCGCCAAAGATATCGGTGAACACCGATCAGGAACTGGTGAAGTTGATCAGGGATGGGGGTGATACAGAGCAAGGGAGGCAGACCCGAGAGTTCTTTCTCGCCCTGGCAACGTGCAACACCATTGTCCCCATGGTCACTTATGGCCCGGACCCTAATAAGAAGGTGATCGATTACCAGGGCGAGTCACCAGATGAGCAGGCATTGGTCTCTGCTGCTGCAGCATATGGCTTTGTGCTAGTTGAACGAACATCAGGACACATCATGATCGATGTGCTCGGTGAGAAGCAGAG ATATGATGTCCTTGGTCTTCATGAGTTTGACAGTGACCGCAAGAGGATGTCTGTTATAATTGGCTGCCCTGATAAGTCAGTCAAGCTTTTTGTGAAAGGCGCAGATAGTTCAATGCTTGGGGTCATTGACAAAATGTTGAATTCAGATGTTATCCAAGCAACGGAGAAGCATCTCCATTCTTATTCATCATTAGGCCTACGAACGCTTGTTATCGGTATGCGGGAACTTAGTCAAGAAGAGTTTCAAGAGTGGCAAATGGCTTATGAAAAGGCTAGCACCGCACTACTAGGAAGAGGGAACCTACTCCGCGGTGTGGCTGCCGACATCGAGAGGAACTTGCGCCTATTGGGAGCTTCTGGTATTGAGGACAAGCTGCAGGATGGAGTACCTGAAGCAATTGAGAAACTGAGGGAAGCAGGGATCAAGATGTGGGTGCTAACAGGCGACAAACAAGAAACTGCTATCTCCATCGGCTATTCCTGCAAACTTTTGACAAGGGACATGACACAGATTGTAATCAACAGTCGCTCAAGGGATTCATGCAGAAAGAGTCTGGATGATGCAATCACCATGGTTAACAAATACCAATCATTCTCAACAGATCCACAACTTAGAGTGCCCCTTGCTTTGATTATTGATGGAAACAGCCTCGTCTACATTTTTGATACGGATTGGGAAGAGAAG CTTTTTGAAATCGCAATTGCTTGTGATGTCGTCCTATGTTGTCGGGTAGCTCCCCTGCAGAAGGCTGGTATTGTTGATCTCATAAAGAAGAGAACAAGTGACATGACTCTAGCTATTGGAGATG GTGCAAATGATGTATCCATGATTCAAATGGCTGACGTTGGCATTGGCATCAGTGGGCAAGAGGGAAGGCAAGCTGTTATGGCCTCAGATTTTGCCATGGGGCAATTCAGATTTTTGGTTCCTCTGTTGTTGGTTCATGGCCATTGGAACTACCAGAGGATGGCCTACATGATCCTATATAACTTTTACAGAAATGCTATTTTTGTGTTTGTGCTATTCTG GTATGTATTTTACACTGGTTTTACCCTGACAACAGCAATAACTGAGTGGAGCAGCGTGCTATACTCTGTGATATACACCGCTGTCCCTACTATTGTTGTTGCCATTCTAGATAAGGATCTTAGCCGCCGGACATTGCTGAAATATGCCCAGCTATATGGCCCAGGGCAGCGCGAGGAGAATTACAATTTGAGGCTATTCATCTTCATCATGATGGACTCAGTATGGCAGAGCATTGCATGTTTCTTCATCCCTTACCTTGCATACAGGAAGAGTGTAATTGACAGTTCCAGCCTCGGAGACCTCTGGACTCTCTCTGTTGTCATTCTTGTCAACATTCACCTGGCAATAGATGTCGTCAGATGGAACTGGATCACACATGCAGCGATATGGGGTAGCATTGCTGCGACATGGATTTGCGTCATGATCCTAGACTCCATACCAACCCTGCCTGGTTTCTG GGCAATCTATAAGGTGATGGGAACTGGGTTGTTCTGGGCACTGCTGCTTGCGGTAACCGTAGTCGGGATGATTCCTCATTTTGCCGCAAAGGCGTTCACTGAGTATTTCACCCCCAGTGACATTCAAATCGCGAGAGAAATGGAGAAGTCACAAGATACCCATGATGCAACCCATCCAGAAGTTCAGATGAGTTCTGTAAGTAGAGCTTAG
- the LOC120689264 gene encoding ricin B-like lectin R40G2: MVNNRDFILDAEEAIPDLGGARDGTRPILFRWNGGLNQQWRIAPHSTAVLARADDEDERQCWIQSFRNTGHVTDGAGHRAFALVNRATGKAPGHRRGDELVNLAGHRPDSVDVTLLWTQSDDLRQGFHNIRTVSDVDTVLDAANGVPEAGGAHDGTPIIVFPWNGGSNQNWKMLPFY; encoded by the exons ATGGTCAACAACAGGGACTTCATCTTGGATGCGGAGGAGGCCATCCCTGacctcggcggcgcgcgcgacggCACGCGCCCGATCCTCTTCCGCTGGAACGGCGGCCTGAACCAACAGTGGCGGATCGCCCCGCACA GCACCGCCGTCCTCGCCCGcgccgacgacgaggacgaaCGCCAG TGCTGGATCCAGAGCTTCCGGAACACCGGCCACGTGACGGACGGCGCGGGACACCGGGCGTTCGCGCTCGTGAACCGGGCAACCGGGAAGGCGCCGGGCCATCGCCGCGGCGACGAGCTG GTCAACCTCGCCGGCCACAGGCCGGACTCCGTGGACGTGACCCTGTTGTGGACGCAGAGCGACGACCTGCGCCAGGGGTTCCACAACATCCGCACCGTGAGCGACGTCGACACCGTCCTTGACGCGGCGAACGGTGTGCCTGAGGCCGGTGGCGCGCATGACGGGACGCCCATCATAGTCTTCCCGTGGAACGGCGGCTCCAATCAAAATTGGAAGATGCTTCCATTCTATTGA